A window of Danaus plexippus chromosome 10, MEX_DaPlex, whole genome shotgun sequence genomic DNA:
CAAAGCTgcttttattaagaattaaatataactagttATTCTTTTCAAAGctacgttttataatattccaattaatattagtaattaattattaacaaatttatgttaagTCTAATTTAGTAACTGTTTAGCTGAATAAATTTCTTCACTATAGTTCGTAGATTCGGCATCGAGTCACTCCCCGCAGAGCCTCAGTATCGTTTCATTCACCTGTTTTCAACCGATACATCCTGCCCTATGCTTCGGACAcgtattataaagtattgatTTCTGTTAAGTTAACCTTCTCATCGTCTCTGCAGCCTTAGTATTTTCCGACTGGTTCGACATTATCAGTGATCGCCGATACATTTCCAATAACCGAAATAGGGCTGACTATCGATACTAAAAAGGTCATTCCAGAAACAACCCtaccttatattaaataggaCATATTATGGCTTGCGAATTTTGAGgactaaataaatgttttcagttttttttttatctgttttgggtaatatttccaaaaacccaaataaataacaaaattgacTAAACAatgtctatttttaataaccggATGGATAtcgtgttaaatttaaataaaataataattttttgttctcCCACAAACGAGGCGGATCCGCTACGACTGTATCGACGTTGATACCAGGAGAGCATGAACGGACAGCAGTAACACGTGTCTACCAAGAACTGCTGACACCTGTCAGACGTGAGCCCTtcgaaacattaatataactttataagtaGTCATATACTCGATTATGACTTACAGGGGTGTAGTTGTGTGTTCGTGCGTACGCGTATTATCTCTTCAGaaagtttgttataatttgaattttaataagaaaatactgaaaaaaaaattattatacttaaagtCCTTAATGTTTTAACTATAACGTTATAAGCATACAATaatcattcatattttatgttaattccAGGCTCATCAGTTTAACTTAAacgtaactttatatatttttttatacttgaaaattttaattatacagtGTATAggatatttagatttaaaacttaaagagAGGATATACTTAGAGTGTATCTGGAATATAAACAGGGTAAGttattcagttttaaaaataaggcaGGAAGATATACATGGCATGGTTAAAACATTTATGGAGAACTAAACtgtaaagagaaaaataaccataaaatatctttgaaaatcATTTTCTGTTCCATACGAATGTTTCTTAACACACCCACACAGACACAAACACCCGCGCCCACATACACAACAGACAGCTTACACCCACAGCCGTACATTCCTTAGGGCACGGGACCTTGATGCGTATCTTGCGTAAGTTGGTCTCTCCCCATTGGTCGGTGAGACCACGCCTCGTGCGTACGAACCTTGAAGTAGCTGCGACCGGCCCTTACGAGGCCCTTTTCGAACTCCTCGTAATCTTTGCGTTCCTGGTATtctgtgttttattataaataatttaaaagggctctgtcaataaaataataatttatttggaaCCTAAGTGAGAgactctattattattaaatatttgttttctccCCCGATGAAAGAAAGACAAAGAGACGGGCGGGATGcaaattattagtaattaaataacgaacaaataaataaaggacGGACCCGCTAAGGGAATTTCTTAAGCGAGAAATAATAGACATGTCACTCCCAATGACTTTGTGTACCAGGACTACATGATTTGGGTGGATATGGTTCTGAGAAAGGGATCCCTAGGTTGGTTTTGTTCCATCCGATGCAGTCCCttcgttacaaaaaaaaataaacgaatgtAAGAAAAAAGAAGTACAAAATGGCCCGATTCCGTATTGTTCTACTAGGATTACATAAAGAAAGAAGAAATGTTACAGAAGTATGAATTTAACAGCTGCGGCTACTCGGCTGACGGAATGCAAGCAATAGTTAGCAAGAAAGgtcttttaacaaaaaagtttttgtgtTGAATGCAATAACTTGTCATTtcttatatcatttataatataagatttacGAGTAGAGTGGACGCAACTGGACTTCAAGTTATTGAACGATTATTgtggaattaatttttatattacataaatatgtatgtatatacatatactataaataGTTCATAGTCTATCTGCCTTATAActctttaattgtaattattaaatcaaacttgAATGGAGggtattaaaactatcattttaatttcaatgtatgTATCTGTTTATTTGTTCCCAGAAACGCAGAAACTAATCAGACAGCTACAGAGCTGAAATTTATCAGAGTACATTAGTCAATTGACAATAGTTTCTCATATCAATGGAACAATATCTATGTTTTTTTAGGTTCCATTTTGTACCatcttaaagattttaaattatctatgtttatatatgtatttatgtgtCACTGCATCGTATAAGACAAAGTCACTTTCTCTTTCTCTGTCCCAATATTTCTAGGCATGCTAACATCTTTAAAACTACGCAGCGGATTTGGatgcttttgtttttatagataGAATGATTAAAGAGTAAGGTTTATATGTGTAATGATAGATATTATATGGTAGAGAATTACTGTTATTTTTGAAGTTGAGATTGatcaaaataatgtactaAGTGTTGTACACATTGAAAAGGTCTACAGAACACTCCGCGATGGTATGTCTATCccatagtaaaatttatttgtcatttactttttacgacaaataattgttaattttcgAGTCGATTTTAACCAAAATAGCAATAATCCTTATCCAAATAAATACCTTAATacattgttgttttaatatggATCTATATTCTATACGGTCCTATACAGTATATGATATAAACGTTATACCCGTGCGAAACGGGAGCGGGCcgctatgtttttatatacaaccttTACAACAGTTTTTCTGTAGTGTATTTAGTACCAGCATTGcacccgtgcgaagccgggcaGGTCgcttgtatattataaatgatttatactTGGCGATATGTATTGTTGCGAAACCGAACTGAGCCTACTAATATTACTATCCACGATTCTGGTATGAATTGTTCGtattgaaacttttattaaaaagtaaatttttggaACTTACTTCaactattttagtttattgacCTTTTTAGTGTGCGAAAATACAACTACAGTTACATACAGTGTTGTGGAAGgataacacacacatacatatataacaacaCCCTACGAGTGTGGGGATCATACTCGGGCGGGTCATGTGTGACATTCGACCTCCAGCGAGGCGATGCTCCCCTGGTACATGTAGCCCACATGTTCAACCCTTCTGACACGTGGCAGCCAACACAGACGTGTGTGTTGTTTGATTAGTCTGCCTGACTAGcaaaacaaattcaattaatgtttacatctgaactaaaaaataatacagtctAATGAAGCATTTTTGAATTTCATCCTTGTCACTCATCAACAGATTCAAAAAGTAAAACTGTGCTTACAGAtagatatcataaaaattataagaaataaatataaataatgtttaatcggttaagtaaataaactaaCTAGGTCGTGTTTACTTTAAACACGACCATAAACGCAGTGACATGCGTCAAAGCTGACTGTGCTACCAAGACATCAGCGGTCCCGAGAGATAAAGCCCTCATTCCACTTTTCCTTGAAAGCAAATAATGCAAGACACGCGATAGAAGAATGCAACTGATTATATCTGTCTCATTTCCTCTCACAACATgcattcaattattatatttttgtctcaCACCGCGCACCACACTTGCGTGTTGCAGTGTTCCAACTTAAACCGGTCTACGTTACTCTAGGAAAAGCACTGCAACTTGGTACTTGTTTGAAAGgaataaatttcattcataattgtaaaaaaacatGAGCTCTATTTTCACCtctaccttttatttttttaatagtattgtaTCTTAAAAGTTCAAAAACTTTAttccaatatttatatttatataagggCTATGGCCTCTGTTGCGCGCACTAACTGTAGTCCTCTACTAATTATACATATCTCAGAacttaaatcttaataaagaAACTCTACATAtttgaagtaataaataaatatgttttgatttattaggaaatcagtaataaaataagtaagtaaaaatattatgtttttcaaaACCAAACTAAAACgcagttagttagttagttccCTCCTATTTGAATGTATCTTTAGGCAAGTTGGAATAAGTAAAGGTACCAGGAATACATAAACCGTAGACGTTGTTAcaatgtttcatttatataccttCTCGCATGCAATAGGAACCTATTACTAAACGTTCTACTTGGATACTTTCTGCTGCTTCAGTTACCCTAGTAACTCGTATTCTAAAACAAGAGTCACAGAGttaggttattattatttatccgTTACCGTGGTCACATAGTTTTAAGTCTAAATTAAGTGTATCAATGGTAAAAACCTGCAAATgcctatttaaaattaattattctaatactaattataagtctaatttatttatctaagtGCTATCATCTTATattccttataataaaatattcacttatAGTCACCGCCTAGACCTTCTTTATACAATTCGTCTCTACTCCTGGCTGCCTATGAAGTCCTGGTTAAAAATGACGTCATATGACGCAATCCCTACCCTACCATATTTgacgttataaataaagaaagaaatatataaaaataaatctttaattaaataaataaggctactttaattattatgtaacaaatcactaaataattaattttaaaataatattaatcctTAATTGAATGCgattaagaaaatttgtttatttttaaaacaaatttttaaattaatttaatttttagaaaacatATTTGGCCactttcgttttataatttaaacacgaatggaaagtaaagtaaatataatcttaaactTTATGAAAGCCCAGAGCTAGCTatcgaaataatataatgttgcaTGTGTCCTGCTCGGAAACCTAATCTCCTGTCCACCTATATCTCCCTGGTATTAAAAGGGAGCAAACGATTGTTTTCACGCACAcgcattattttattgtcaaacCGTTCCGTCTCACTCCTTCGTATAGGTTCAGAAAAAAAAGGTGCGTGTATTGAACGTAATAATAACAAaccaataaatataagttagttGCATACGAAGTGAACGTATGCACCGCGGTCGTTGGCTCGTTATCCTTGAGCGCCTTGTCCTTTCGCAGGACGAAGCGGCACGAGCAACCTCTTATAATGATTTGCCGCCCTAGTATATCGCAGGATATTTTGTCCCTTTGGGAGACGTTGAAGTTTTCCATCCCAAGGGATAAAATTTGTTCTTGGATGTATTAAAAGAtggttatttgtttttttttttaatgttactatgtaatatgtacatttactaaaaaaataaccgGATGTCTTAAATAATCTGATaaacaacttttttataaatattttctttaaaatagaaataaaattcattttaacataaaagcaTACaagatgtttataatatttataaatataacgtcaacattatttattattacataaaaatatttttatataataaaatactttttttattaaactattgagCCAAAACGCGATCTCTTTTAAACTTCTGAGATCCTGATAATTGTTGACGTCATTCCAATAGAATCCATCCCTCGGGTACCTCCCAAATACATCCCCTTAACCAACCTATGGACTTTCGggactttatttataactaaagtgCTTAACgctagttattttttatccatGTTAGTTTGTCGTTTCATATtactaattaatgaaaaaaaaagtaaatactttttaaattattgtttatagttttcattatcattttattaatatttctgaaGCTTTCTCGCTCCTTCCTGACCGATATGTCAGTTATTTACACATCTTCCTCTTTCCGAATGATTTCAAAGCGCCGCCCAGACCGGGTTCGGACAGTACCAGTGTTAAAGGGAGCGGGTGAGAGCGAGAGGCCACGCATGCGCCCTACAGGCTCCTCTTCTAACAAACGAGCTTTCGAATGCTTTCGTCTTCGCTAGACCCCTCACGAGTTCTGTGTTCCTGGTACGTTCCCGCGCCAGTACTGACGTTGTCGCTAGCCGCTTTctccttttataaatttatgtatgcgAAGGGATGTGAGGGTTTTACGGTGgtgtattttttacttttacttttatgattatggttgtatttaaaattataaataaagtaattttgattTCCCAAAcgatttttactatatttatttttaataagtgaaTATTCACTAGCTCAAATCaaactatttaatagtttttcgacatcaaattattattactaataaacatatttgtttcaaaactTTTCAACATCTACACGTATCAACTATATAtactatcataatatataagtatacttatatattttttatgttacagaATGTTTGTCAGCACGTGTGACGCCAACGACGACCATTCCGAGCACTCCATCCTCTCCAACGCCAGCGACCCTACTCATCAGCCAGGAGCTGCCCACGGTGCCTCAGCCCCCTCAGATATGTTCGGAAGCCGCCAACCCCAACACTCCACTGAGCAGACTGCGGATCgcgatgaaaaatattactcagTTGAATGCATTCTACGACGCGTTCCTAGTGTTCTTCAGCGACGAGCACCTGGTACGTCAAATATGTTTGAATCTTAACCACAACCATGAAATAAAAGGTCACGGTTTTATGACGTTTGACGTTTTTGAAGAGAcgagtatttaatttaaaactatgtggaattatgtttatgtatttaaaatacttttattgtacTGAACACAATCAAATCGAGACCTACAAGCTGACGAGCAAGATAACGTTGGTTCTATGCACAACAAACATTTCACTTTAACTAGCTTATAGCTTAGAGAAATAGCCATGTAGAATACAACAGTTTTGGATACAACTTTAAAAACACgggtgaattaaaaattatattaataattcgcataattttataaacacacaATGCATACATACCAAAACTAACATCATATATGTtccatataaacaaaaacaaagaataacTTAACCTTTACCTTAAAAAAgcagaataaaacaattaatgaacattctttattattttgttgtatgatcaaaactattttatttaattttattccggATGCTGACAGAACATACTTATTACCTTAGAGCTTCTTAGTGttgtcaatttaaatgaattaagaattCTTTAAAAGCAAATTACGATCACCTTTctcgttattataattttcaacttAAATACTCTTCATAAGATAAGAAATACGGATGATATCtttctcttaaaattttatttatcagtcTCCAATATTAATTGTGTTTAACTTAGAGTGAAGAACCTGCTCCGGAGGAACGTCGTCTGGAATACATCAGCGGTTGGGAAGGTTCTGGAACAGCGGCTGTATTGGCTGACGGCGGTGCAGCTATCTGGGTACCCTCGGGAGAAGTCAGACGAGCTCGTGATTCACTATCCTGCGCCTGGCTCGTGCTGGATGAGAACGATCCCAGCCAACCCTCCATCGCCGAATGGATTAGCGtacgttatattaaatagtattcgTACGTTAAGCACCAGTttcaagaaataattaatgaaaaacctTTACGTGATTTAGATTTACCATTGAAACTCACTGTTTGCTCACTATTCATTATaagaagtttattattttgatagcaATAAAACAGTTTCCTTTGAAGCAGGAGCATCCAGGGAGGAACGGTCGTGTGGGTGGTGATGCAAGGTTGATCTCAGCGGCTGAATGGCATTTATTAACGGCGAGCCTCTCACAAGAAGGGCTGCAGTTGGTCCACGTACCGACCCTCGTGGACCAACTCTGGGATACCGAAATTGATCCTGCGAAGAGACGACCGGAATTCTCCAGGATTGTCGCCAATTTACACAATATAGATTATACAGGTTTTGATATTGTTTATCTAATATTACTTAGACCATCTCTTTTCAAAGTCTCTGTCGTTGTCCCTGGGTTGAATGGCACTTTTGGGGGTATCGACGTCTCTAAATGACGGAGAGATAgagaaaaagaaaacaaagtaGGTACGACATTACAAAGGCTCACGTAAGTTTCacgtaagaaaattaataaaactaatcaaaaaataaaagacatgaAAAATAACAGAAGGGACgggctataaaaaaattataatagctaGTTTTGTCATGAAAAAGGTCGATAACACTGTATTACACTGAaatcttacaaaaatataaaattatatataatacatatgtatatatattaattttacatttagatATGAACATGTTAaagtaaatcaaaatttataacgtCTGTAGCAACAATCATCGGTATTTTCAAAGGTTATAGACATATCATAAGTAACgattcaaacaaatttttatgatgaaatgctaaaataaataaagggaAGTCCTTTCCACGAAACAGGAAAATAATGATGAGAAagtatactaaataaatcatCAATAGCCACGCTCTTGACCATGTGGTCACAaggatttatttcaattttcattaaCACTAGATCGTGTCGTCCCAGCACTTTGGTAATTATTCTCATTTCGATATCTCATCCTGAacctgataaaaatataataatataataaattaaaacacaacCTTATGTACAAAGAAACTGCAACACTgcaataattatacataacacAGGTGTTTCTTGGCGTGAAAAAGTGCAGGCTGTTAGGAACGAATTACGACCTCTGGGTTCAGACGCGATGGTTGTCACTGCCTTAGACGAAGTGGCTTGGCTCCTTAACATACGCGGCAAAGACCTTCCGTATGCTCCTCTACTGAAAGCGTTCGTCGTTATTGGCTCTAAAGATGTCAGAGTTTATGCACCGGCCGGCAAATTATCTTTACCAGTCCGAGAGGCGCTCGGCGTATACAATTGTTACGCCAACTCTAACAACTGCACGAGGTAAAGATACATGGATTTGAATATCGCTTAAtggcttataaaataattaacctaACGTTATGTTTGCAGAGTAAacgaatataaaactatatactcGGATCTGAGACGAGCTACTGAATCAAAAATTCTTGTTCCAACCGCTGGGACATTCCAACGAGGTGCGTCAGCGGCCATCTTGCAAAGCGTGCAACAAACTAAGCGAGTATCCCAATTATCGCCAATTATATATCTTAAGGCGCAGAAAAACCAAGCGGAGATAAAAGGTATGCGCAAAGCGCATTTACGCGACGCTGTAGCTATGAGCACGGTACTGAGTTATATGGAGGGCATGGTaagaataaagaatatttctttataagtaCAGCAcccatattaaataagtttaaagcGTCAGTGTACATACGGAGACTTTCCGGTTTTTCGTGAATTACCGCTGTTAATTCTAGCGTGCtaagatttatgtataaataactgaATAATCTCCGTATGTTAACCTTTAAGTAAGATAATAGAAAGTTTAATTGAAGCTTAAACACTGAggagttttttgttattaaaaatctatttcgattgaattttcttattttcaggGGAAGTCAAGTTTAACTGAGAAGTCAGTGGCTATGAAGGTAGATCTAACGCGGGCTACCCAGGCTGGTTACGTAGGCCTGTCGATGCAGACGCGCGTGTCTTTCGGACCTAATGGTGCTGAATCTGAGTATAAGGTCACTAACACATCCAATAGAAGAATATTCACAAATTCGACGCTCATCATACAGTCTGGAGGACAATACGACGGTAAGTTATATTCATCCACTCCTCCATAAAATGAGCTGTGTAGACTCACTGCATCAGCGTTGGCTCAATTATATACTGGGCCTTTCAGCACCAAACATCGAAAATGAATCAAATATAGGGGACCAACTCTCCCAATCCTTCCAGTAAAGTCCAATGGTGCTGACAATAACAGACATGTCGAGAATCATCGGGATCCTTCTTAATATACTTGTCTaccatttcaataaaaaaagtctaagttgaaattaactttaaaccgAATTGTAAAAGAAACGGCAGCATTAAAcagatttaaaacaactaatGCTTCTAAGTTTTAACCATAGTTCTGTGTTTGCGTAAAAGCATACCACTGCTGTACACAGCGCAACAACGCAAAcaccaaataattataaactacaATCTATTGTCATAGTTAAGTTAAATGCGATATTTGACACCACGTAAATTCATATTCCAGAGGGCACGACCGTAGTTACCCGTACTCTACACTACGGCAACCCTACTCGTGATGAGCGTAAGGCTTACACGACTGTGCTGCGTTCCCTGTCTGCGCTGTCTATGCTGCAGACTCCGTCTACATTACCCGCCGCCCACGCTGATCCTCTCGCTAGGGCTCCGCTGTGGAATCACAAGCAAGACTACATACCGCCAACGGGACACGGAGTTGGCGCCGCCCTAAACAGACGAGAAGGTAATGTTACTCTAAATTCAATCTAACATTCCtcaaaagtttatttgaatCTAATCTGAATCTgggaaattaatttgaatctCACAAATCACAATTGACTTTTAATTGTTTCCAGATCCCGTTGTCATCGATTATCGTCAAGACACCAATCTACATCCATTCAGAGAAGGATACTTCGTCACAagtggtaaaaaaaatacaacgcGCTTCattcatgtttattaatatacttattatattgcCAGCTTTCTGAAGTGTGGATTACCTTATAGGTTAGGGAGATAAACgcattaatagaaaatataatatcttattttaacgCCATCTGTCACCAATGTCACGTaactttatagatattttaatgaatttgaatgaaaaaataccAAACATCCAGAGCATACAAACTTCCTCGGTTATAATAAAGGTGGGATATAGATCCTACGATCCTTATcttagcaaatatttattttagagcCCGCATGGTACGACGCTGGAAAATTTGGTGTTAAATTGGGCAATGTCTTAGAAGTGGTCCCGCGGACTGCTGGATACCTAGGCTTCCGAGAGGCTACACTGTTGCCCTTCGAACCTAAACTGATTGACAAAAACCTACTCACTGAATACGAGGTAAAATCATCTTAACTTCTTTTAAACTGCTATACGGTTTGTATGACATCCATtctataacttaaatattctcatccttcatcaaaaataaagtCATGAAAGAGGGCTCACTGTGATTATGAGAACTTAATTTTATCGTGAAGTGTTCACACGATATTCTCAGTACTTATATTTGATACGTGTTTGTTAAcgtataatactttttatatttgtttgctCCGAGAtagttagatttttttttatgtaaatttatttctcgCATTCTTCGCATCATACAAAGTGTTATTATTATGTGTTGATCAATACTTAAATGTATCGTAATGCAGTGTCAGATAATTCAGTTGCTACCGTATTCGTCGCTTAATTTCCCTTccctgtttaaaaaaaaaatcatgacatgagagttttaataaatatatttttaatgatggTGATCACTGACGGAAAAGAGTCATCCcaataatagcaataatttttatctacaaTACCCTTTAGTATAGTACACTTAAGCATGTACTTTTACGTGAATTAAATACCTATATTTACATTGGAACAAGTCCTTTTCGGCACCTTGTAACTTCATACAAGAATCTAAATAACTCTATGGAAGATCATGATTAATTCCTGTTAGccttattaaaatcaaataacttttaaaatttgtgatGTTTCGAGGCAATAAGTACACTTATCAGACAATACTTTTCGCAGAAGATAACTGTTTTCCTTTTATCtattaacattgaaattttttgtattaattacttCTTAATAATGTACCATCAGATAAACTGgttaaatacatacaacgAACGGATAAGGAAAACCGTGGGACCCGAATTAATGGACCAAGGACTAACAGACGTTTACTACTGGATGatgaataaaactatcaaagtAGAATCACCGAGAGCCAAGAAATATACAAACTCAGCCTcttcaacatatttaaaagttcCTTTAGCTTTTGTCTtagcaattattattaactacgTTTGATTGCTATTTTAAACCctttttgtgtttaatatttcgATGTATGGAGATCTAGAAATTAATGTTGAAACAGGATGTCTCTGATCAAAGTgactaaatcaattttaatttgtatttaatgtatgattttagatagttataataaaaaaacagtatgagaaaaattactatattgtgtaattgtatgtttattattgtttatagagGTACTTACGCACCTTCTAGAGCCCGCGCACACAGCAGTCAGAGATCTGCGTTCTAGTGACCAATGACCGCCCACGAGTTCCAACGCACACAAGCTGCGTGCAAATTCTGACCGCTCTCTGTGTGCGCGGGCTTTTACAGTAGAAACTATccaatttaaactaatatatatactaacaaattgttaattattatcaataatttagattaaataactaaaaagatatatattgcATAAGCACCAAAGACTGTACAAAACCGTTTCTTTTAAGTGCCTTGCTTACAAATACAATCATTAGTTTaagaagatatatatttataaaaatt
This region includes:
- the LOC116766971 gene encoding xaa-Pro aminopeptidase 1 isoform X1, with the protein product MKLLVLVVITTTLSECLSARVTPTTTIPSTPSSPTPATLLISQELPTVPQPPQICSEAANPNTPLSRLRIAMKNITQLNAFYDAFLVFFSDEHLSEEPAPEERRLEYISGWEGSGTAAVLADGGAAIWVPSGEVRRARDSLSCAWLVLDENDPSQPSIAEWISQEHPGRNGRVGGDARLISAAEWHLLTASLSQEGLQLVHVPTLVDQLWDTEIDPAKRRPEFSRIVANLHNIDYTGVSWREKVQAVRNELRPLGSDAMVVTALDEVAWLLNIRGKDLPYAPLLKAFVVIGSKDVRVYAPAGKLSLPVREALGVYNCYANSNNCTRVNEYKTIYSDLRRATESKILVPTAGTFQRGASAAILQSVQQTKRVSQLSPIIYLKAQKNQAEIKGMRKAHLRDAVAMSTVLSYMEGMGKSSLTEKSVAMKVDLTRATQAGYVGLSMQTRVSFGPNGAESEYKVTNTSNRRIFTNSTLIIQSGGQYDEGTTVVTRTLHYGNPTRDERKAYTTVLRSLSALSMLQTPSTLPAAHADPLARAPLWNHKQDYIPPTGHGVGAALNRREDPVVIDYRQDTNLHPFREGYFVTSEPAWYDAGKFGVKLGNVLEVVPRTAGYLGFREATLLPFEPKLIDKNLLTEYEINWLNTYNERIRKTVGPELMDQGLTDVYYWMMNKTIKVESPRAKKYTNSASSTYLKVPLAFVLAIIINYV
- the LOC116766971 gene encoding xaa-Pro aminopeptidase 1 isoform X2, translated to MKLLVLVVITTTLSECLSARVTPTTTIPSTPSSPTPATLLISQELPTVPQPPQICSEAANPNTPLSRLRIAMKNITQLNAFYDAFLVFFSDEHLSEEPAPEERRLEYISGWEGSGTAAVLADGGAAIWVPSGEVRRARDSLSCAWLVLDENDPSQPSIAEWISEHPGRNGRVGGDARLISAAEWHLLTASLSQEGLQLVHVPTLVDQLWDTEIDPAKRRPEFSRIVANLHNIDYTGVSWREKVQAVRNELRPLGSDAMVVTALDEVAWLLNIRGKDLPYAPLLKAFVVIGSKDVRVYAPAGKLSLPVREALGVYNCYANSNNCTRVNEYKTIYSDLRRATESKILVPTAGTFQRGASAAILQSVQQTKRVSQLSPIIYLKAQKNQAEIKGMRKAHLRDAVAMSTVLSYMEGMGKSSLTEKSVAMKVDLTRATQAGYVGLSMQTRVSFGPNGAESEYKVTNTSNRRIFTNSTLIIQSGGQYDEGTTVVTRTLHYGNPTRDERKAYTTVLRSLSALSMLQTPSTLPAAHADPLARAPLWNHKQDYIPPTGHGVGAALNRREDPVVIDYRQDTNLHPFREGYFVTSEPAWYDAGKFGVKLGNVLEVVPRTAGYLGFREATLLPFEPKLIDKNLLTEYEINWLNTYNERIRKTVGPELMDQGLTDVYYWMMNKTIKVESPRAKKYTNSASSTYLKVPLAFVLAIIINYV